The window CTCCCCCAGCGAGTCCAGCAGCAGCCCGGTCTCGCCGCGCTCGAACACGAGCGGCTCCACCACGACGTGGGCCGAGAACACGTAGCGGCCCGAGGTGATGGCCCAGACGTGCACGTCGTGCACCTCGACCACTCCGGGCTCCGCCATGATGTGCGAGCGGATGCCCGAAACGTCCATGCTCGGCGGTGTCGCCTGACTCAGCACCTGCACGACGTCGCGGAGGAGCGACACCGCGCGGGGGACGATCATCGCGGCGATCGCGAGTGACGCGATGGCGTCGGCCTTCTCGAAGCCGGTGGTCAGGATGACGACGGCCGCCACGATGACGGCGATCGAGCCGAGCAGGTCGCCGAGCACCTCGAGGTAGGCGCCGCGCATGTTGATCGAGGATTTCGCGCCCCCGCGCAGCACCATCAGCGAGGCGAAGTTCGCCACGAGGCCCACGGCCGCGACGCCCAGCATGAGCGCGCCCTGCACCTCGGCGGCCTCGCTGGAGAGCAGCCGGCCGACGGCCTCGATCGTGACGAACACCGCGACGACGATGAGGATCAGGCTGTTGATCAGCGCCCCGAACACCTC of the Herbiconiux flava genome contains:
- a CDS encoding cation diffusion facilitator family transporter codes for the protein MTDARGTAEGHSHGHSHGAGANRRRLTVAIAIVSTVLVVEAVGAVLSGSLSLFADAGHMLSDLIGLIVALIATVVAARPPNERHSYGYQRAEVFGALINSLILIVVAVFVTIEAVGRLLSSEAAEVQGALMLGVAAVGLVANFASLMVLRGGAKSSINMRGAYLEVLGDLLGSIAVIVAAVVILTTGFEKADAIASLAIAAMIVPRAVSLLRDVVQVLSQATPPSMDVSGIRSHIMAEPGVVEVHDVHVWAITSGRYVFSAHVVVEPLVFERGETGLLLDSLGECLEGHFDVQHSTFQLEPVEHARHEENPHR